GCGTGGTGATCGGCAAGCGCGGCGCCGAAGTGGACAAGCTCCGCGAGGAGCTGGCCATGGTGCTCGAGCGCCAGTTGAAGGTGAACAAGGATGTCGCGGTGAACGTCGAGGAGATCAAGCGGCCGGAGCTCTCGGCCAAGCTGGTCGCCGACAACATCGCCGCGCAGCTGGAGCAGCGCATCTCGTTCCGCCGGGCGCTCAAGCGCGCCGTGCAGAGCGCGATGCGGATGGGCGCCCAGGGCATCCGCGTGCGGGCGGCGGGTCGCCTCGGCGGCGCCGAAATCGCGCGGACGGAAGGCTACCGCGAAGGGCGGGTGCCGCTCCACACGCTGCGCGCCGACATCGACTACGCGACGGGCACGGCGAAGACGACCTACGGCGCCATCGGCATCAAGGTCTGGATCTTCAAGGGCGAGGTCGTGGACGACATGAGCGGCCGCACCTACAGCACGGGGGCCTGACACCATGTTGGCACCGAAGCGGATCAAGTTCCGCAAGACGTTCAAGGGGCGCACGAAGGGCGTGGCCACCCGCGGGAATTCCGTGGCGTTCGGCGAGTGGGCGATCACCTCGCTCGAGCCGGGGTGGATCACCAACCGCCAGATCGAGGCGGCCCGCGTGGCGATGACCCGTGAGATGAAGCGTGGCGGCAAGGTGTGGATCCGGATCTTCCCGGACAAGCCGATCACGAAGAAGCCGGCCGAAACCCGCATGGGCAAGGGCAAGGGCAATCCGGAAGGGTGGGTGGCCGTGATCAAGCCGGGCCGCGTGCTCTTCGAAGTGGATGGCGTGACGGAAGAGTTGGCTCGTGCCGCGTTGGCGCTGGCCCAGGCGAAGCTGCCGGTCCGGACCCGCGTCCTCAAGCGCGAGGAGATCTGAGGCATGACGAATAGCGTGGACCTGCGGGCGCTCTCGGTCGAGGAGCTCGAGGCAAAATTGGCCGAGCTGCGGGAGGAGCGCTTCCGCCTGCGCTTCCGCGCCGCGACGGAGACGATTGAAAATCCGATGCGGTTCCGGACCATCCGACGCGATGTGGCGCGGGTGTTGACGATCCTGGGCGAGAAGCGCCGCGAGGCGTGAGGAGATGGCGATGACTGAGAAGACGACTGCCGCCGAACGCCTCGCCCGGAAGATCCGTACGGGCGTCGTGACGAGCGACAAGATGCAGAAGACGGTGACCGTCGTGCTGGAGCGCCGCCTGGCGCATCCGAAGTACGGGAAGCAGGTCACCCGCAGCAAGAAGGTGAAGGTTCGCAACGACCATGACGCCAAGGCGGGCGACACGGTGAAGATCATGGAGACGCGCAAGCTGGCGAAGACGGTCCATTGGCGGACTGTTGAGCTGGTTCTGCGGGCTCGCTAGGCC
The Gemmatimonadota bacterium DNA segment above includes these coding regions:
- the rplP gene encoding 50S ribosomal protein L16 — encoded protein: MLAPKRIKFRKTFKGRTKGVATRGNSVAFGEWAITSLEPGWITNRQIEAARVAMTREMKRGGKVWIRIFPDKPITKKPAETRMGKGKGNPEGWVAVIKPGRVLFEVDGVTEELARAALALAQAKLPVRTRVLKREEI
- the rpsC gene encoding 30S ribosomal protein S3 — its product is MGQKTHPVGFRLGITKQPLSRWYAAAKDMPALLAEDRLIRDYIQRRLGHAAIAEVHIERKPGKVTVTIHTGRPGVVIGKRGAEVDKLREELAMVLERQLKVNKDVAVNVEEIKRPELSAKLVADNIAAQLEQRISFRRALKRAVQSAMRMGAQGIRVRAAGRLGGAEIARTEGYREGRVPLHTLRADIDYATGTAKTTYGAIGIKVWIFKGEVVDDMSGRTYSTGA
- the rpmC gene encoding 50S ribosomal protein L29; translated protein: MTNSVDLRALSVEELEAKLAELREERFRLRFRAATETIENPMRFRTIRRDVARVLTILGEKRREA
- the rpsQ gene encoding 30S ribosomal protein S17; translation: MTEKTTAAERLARKIRTGVVTSDKMQKTVTVVLERRLAHPKYGKQVTRSKKVKVRNDHDAKAGDTVKIMETRKLAKTVHWRTVELVLRAR